Proteins encoded in a region of the Brevundimonas vesicularis genome:
- a CDS encoding DUF2171 domain-containing protein, with the protein MVDVSLIKEHLEVVGSDGGHVGRVDHVLGDQIELAKLDFAGGFKHHMIPVSWVERVDDKHVHLSLTQDDAKARWTEKPH; encoded by the coding sequence ATGGTTGACGTTTCGCTCATCAAGGAACACCTCGAAGTCGTGGGCTCGGACGGCGGTCACGTGGGCCGGGTCGATCACGTCCTGGGCGACCAGATCGAACTGGCGAAGCTGGATTTCGCCGGCGGCTTCAAGCACCACATGATCCCGGTCAGCTGGGTCGAACGGGTTGACGACAAGCACGTTCATCTGAGCCTGACCCAAGACGACGCCAAGGCGCGCTGGACCGAGAAGCCGCACTAA
- the miaA gene encoding tRNA (adenosine(37)-N6)-dimethylallyltransferase MiaA yields MARETGAVIINADSQQLYADLRILTARPSAEDEAQADHRLYGVADAADAWSVGRWSRAVMALLDNLRGQDRPAILVGGTGLYFTSLTRGLADIPAVPSGVRDQMDADYTALGESAFRRRLAQIDPEAAQAIEHGDRQRLVRAMSVFIASGRALSAWKADTQPLLAPDSWTGWVREPERQQLYANCNQRVDLMIDQGAIHEVQALLDRGLNPALPAMKAVGVRELAAYLSGYLARDDAIAALKQATRNYAKRQLTWFRNQTPEWSRA; encoded by the coding sequence ATGGCGCGCGAAACGGGCGCGGTGATCATCAATGCCGACAGCCAGCAGCTCTACGCCGACCTGCGTATCCTGACGGCCCGCCCCTCGGCGGAGGATGAAGCTCAGGCCGATCATCGACTTTATGGCGTCGCAGACGCGGCGGACGCCTGGTCCGTCGGACGCTGGAGCCGCGCGGTAATGGCGTTGCTAGACAACCTCCGCGGTCAAGACCGGCCGGCCATTCTGGTGGGGGGGACCGGCCTCTACTTCACCAGTCTGACGCGAGGCTTGGCCGATATTCCCGCGGTGCCGAGCGGGGTGCGCGATCAGATGGATGCCGACTACACGGCGCTCGGCGAGTCAGCTTTTCGCCGGCGCCTGGCCCAGATCGATCCCGAGGCGGCGCAGGCCATCGAACACGGAGACCGACAGCGACTGGTTCGAGCCATGAGCGTTTTCATCGCCAGCGGCCGCGCGTTAAGCGCCTGGAAGGCCGACACTCAGCCCTTGTTGGCGCCGGATTCATGGACCGGATGGGTTAGGGAGCCTGAGCGCCAGCAACTCTATGCAAACTGCAACCAGCGCGTTGACCTGATGATTGATCAGGGAGCGATACACGAAGTCCAAGCCCTCTTGGACCGTGGCTTGAACCCCGCCCTGCCCGCCATGAAGGCGGTCGGGGTCAGAGAACTGGCCGCCTACCTGTCCGGCTATCTGGCCCGCGACGACGCGATCGCCGCCCTTAAACAAGCTACCCGCAACTACGCCAAACGTCAGTTGACGTGGTTCCGAAACCAGACGCCGGAGTGGAGCCGCGCCTGA
- a CDS encoding SspB family protein has protein sequence MSDQAPPVDEMRYEQLAQEALRGVMRAALERVLAEGLPGAHHFYITFKTRAVGVSVAPDILAKYPEEMTVVLQHQYDDLRVEPERFSVKLRFGGMPKSLVIPYSAITRFYDPSVQFLLQFEDPQLLDEVEDEPTPPQDMPPISDGPKVVSLDQFRKK, from the coding sequence ATGAGCGACCAGGCCCCTCCGGTCGATGAGATGCGGTACGAACAGCTGGCACAGGAAGCCCTGCGCGGCGTCATGCGCGCCGCGCTGGAACGCGTGCTGGCCGAGGGCCTGCCCGGCGCCCACCACTTCTACATCACCTTCAAGACACGCGCCGTCGGCGTCAGCGTGGCCCCTGACATTCTGGCGAAATATCCGGAAGAGATGACGGTCGTTCTGCAGCACCAGTACGACGACCTGCGTGTCGAGCCTGAGCGTTTCTCGGTCAAGCTGCGCTTCGGCGGCATGCCCAAGAGCCTGGTCATCCCCTATTCCGCGATCACGCGCTTCTACGATCCCAGCGTCCAATTCCTGCTGCAGTTCGAAGACCCACAGCTTCTGGACGAGGTCGAAGACGAGCCGACCCCGCCCCAGGACATGCCGCCGATTTCGGACGGCCCCAAGGTCGTTTCGCTGGACCAGTTCCGCAAGAAATAG
- a CDS encoding dihydrofolate reductase, which yields MPQPLISLVVARGRNGVIGRNGALPWRLRSDLQRFKAITVGKPCLMGRKTWESLPLKPLPGRLNIVLTRDESYETDGMSKGALVCATLDEAIEIGRETAEDDGVEEICIIGGTALFEASLPRARRLYITEVEASPEGDAVFPAFDETAWVEVSSESHPAGEKDDHAFTFRVLERR from the coding sequence TTGCCCCAGCCCCTCATTTCCCTGGTCGTCGCGCGTGGACGCAACGGCGTCATCGGCCGAAACGGCGCCTTGCCCTGGCGGCTGCGCAGCGACCTGCAGCGCTTCAAGGCCATAACTGTGGGCAAGCCCTGCCTGATGGGCCGCAAGACCTGGGAGAGTCTGCCGCTCAAGCCCTTGCCCGGTCGGCTGAACATCGTGCTGACGCGTGATGAATCCTACGAAACCGACGGCATGTCCAAAGGCGCGCTGGTCTGCGCCACTCTGGACGAGGCCATCGAGATCGGACGCGAAACCGCCGAGGACGATGGCGTCGAGGAGATCTGCATCATCGGGGGCACCGCCCTGTTCGAGGCGTCCCTGCCCCGCGCCAGGCGCCTGTACATCACCGAGGTCGAGGCCTCTCCCGAAGGCGACGCCGTCTTTCCTGCATTCGACGAAACAGCCTGGGTCGAGGTATCGTCAGAATCGCACCCGGCGGGCGAGAAGGACGATCACGCCTTCACCTTCCGCGTGCTGGAACGCCGCTAG
- a CDS encoding RusA family crossover junction endodeoxyribonuclease has product MTAGWIGTGKVRAREDGDAVEIVIDGLTTQAKYYKPLVYEFMRKEWRGARPSWGDHVVEIRMEHVGEPPWMDLDNLAKALLDSIKGYLFHDDAQVARLLVERREGERERILIRSYPRKD; this is encoded by the coding sequence ATGACCGCCGGCTGGATCGGGACCGGCAAGGTCAGGGCGAGGGAGGATGGCGATGCGGTCGAGATCGTCATCGACGGCCTGACGACCCAGGCCAAATACTACAAGCCGCTGGTCTATGAGTTCATGCGCAAGGAATGGCGCGGAGCCAGGCCGTCATGGGGCGATCATGTCGTCGAAATTCGCATGGAGCATGTCGGCGAGCCGCCGTGGATGGACCTCGACAATCTGGCCAAGGCCTTGCTCGATTCTATCAAAGGCTATCTGTTTCACGACGACGCCCAGGTCGCGCGGCTGCTGGTCGAAAGACGCGAGGGCGAAAGAGAGCGGATCCTGATCCGCTCCTATCCGCGCAAGGACTGA
- a CDS encoding phosphoribosyl-ATP pyrophosphohydrolase — MDLRDLTASVIRISDIYAAEHDIDRDRDWALLKLQEELGELTAEHLRLTGRARGAPDNQALGDEAADVLGMLLIYCAQAGVDLDQAMQRKWLKWLEPQTEA; from the coding sequence ATGGATTTGCGCGATCTGACCGCGTCGGTGATTCGCATCTCCGACATCTACGCCGCCGAACACGATATCGACCGCGACCGCGACTGGGCCTTGCTCAAGCTTCAGGAAGAGCTTGGCGAACTGACCGCCGAGCATCTGCGTCTGACCGGCCGCGCACGAGGCGCGCCCGACAATCAGGCGCTGGGCGACGAGGCCGCGGATGTGCTGGGGATGCTGCTGATCTACTGCGCGCAGGCGGGCGTCGATCTTGATCAGGCGATGCAGCGCAAATGGCTGAAGTGGCTGGAGCCTCAGACCGAAGCTTAA
- a CDS encoding YbjQ family protein has translation MYVTTTNDLPGFRVTRHIGLVRGVTVRSRNAISDAIGGVQSMLGGRVGAYVKLAEAGRQEAYDELVKHAEAHGANAILAVRYDATEIMPGVTEVLCYGTGVIVEPA, from the coding sequence ATGTACGTCACGACCACCAACGACCTGCCCGGCTTTCGCGTCACCCGCCACATCGGCCTGGTGCGCGGCGTGACGGTGCGGTCACGCAACGCCATCTCCGACGCCATCGGCGGGGTCCAGTCCATGCTGGGCGGCCGCGTCGGCGCCTATGTGAAACTGGCCGAGGCCGGGCGTCAGGAAGCCTATGACGAGCTAGTCAAACATGCAGAAGCGCACGGTGCCAACGCCATCCTGGCCGTCCGATATGACGCCACGGAGATCATGCCGGGCGTGACCGAGGTGCTGTGCTACGGCACGGGCGTGATCGTCGAGCCGGCATAA
- the fumC gene encoding class II fumarate hydratase: MSNVRTETDTFGPIEVAADRYWGAQAQRSLGNFKIGWEKQPLPVVRALGIVKRAAAETNRDLGKLDPALADAIIKAANEVIEGKLNDHFPLVVWQTGSGTQSNMNANEVISNRAIEILGGEMGSKKPVHPNDHVNMSQSSNDTYPTAMHVACAEQVVNDLIPALKHLHAALDAKAKAWGHIIKIGRTHTQDATPLTLGQEFGGYAQQVQNGIKRIEQTLPALMELAQGGTAVGTGLNAPIGFAEKVAAQIAEITGLPFTTAPNKFEALAAHDAMVFSHGAINTVAASLFKIANDIRFLGSGPRSGLGELALPENEPGSSIMPGKVNPTQCEALTQVCVQVFGNNAALTFAGSQGHFELNVYNPVMAYNFLQSVRLVADAAISFTDNCVVGIEAREDNIARGLNNSLMLVTALNGKLGYDLCAKIAKTAHKNGTTLREEAVGGGYLTDAEFDEAVRPEKMISPG; encoded by the coding sequence ATGAGCAACGTCCGGACAGAGACCGACACCTTCGGCCCGATCGAAGTCGCCGCCGACCGCTACTGGGGCGCTCAGGCGCAGCGATCGCTGGGAAACTTCAAGATCGGCTGGGAGAAGCAGCCCCTGCCTGTCGTGCGCGCTCTGGGCATCGTCAAGCGTGCGGCCGCCGAGACCAACCGCGACCTGGGCAAGTTGGACCCGGCCCTGGCCGACGCCATCATCAAGGCCGCCAATGAGGTTATCGAAGGCAAGCTGAACGACCACTTCCCGCTGGTGGTCTGGCAGACGGGTTCGGGCACCCAATCGAACATGAACGCCAATGAGGTGATCTCAAATCGCGCGATCGAGATTCTGGGCGGCGAGATGGGCTCGAAGAAGCCGGTCCACCCCAACGATCACGTCAATATGAGCCAGTCGTCCAACGACACCTATCCCACCGCCATGCACGTCGCCTGCGCCGAACAGGTGGTCAACGACCTGATCCCGGCCTTGAAACATCTGCACGCCGCGCTGGACGCCAAGGCCAAGGCCTGGGGCCACATCATCAAGATCGGCCGCACCCATACCCAAGACGCCACGCCTCTGACGCTGGGCCAGGAGTTCGGCGGCTATGCGCAACAGGTCCAGAACGGCATCAAGCGCATCGAACAGACCCTGCCGGCCCTGATGGAACTGGCGCAGGGCGGCACCGCCGTCGGCACCGGTCTGAACGCGCCCATCGGCTTCGCCGAAAAGGTTGCGGCCCAGATCGCCGAGATCACCGGACTGCCCTTCACCACGGCCCCGAACAAGTTCGAGGCCTTGGCCGCCCACGACGCCATGGTCTTCAGCCACGGCGCCATTAACACGGTCGCCGCCAGCCTGTTCAAAATCGCCAACGACATCCGCTTCCTGGGCTCCGGCCCGCGTTCGGGTCTGGGCGAATTGGCGCTGCCGGAAAACGAGCCAGGCTCGTCGATCATGCCGGGCAAGGTCAATCCGACTCAATGCGAAGCCCTGACCCAGGTCTGCGTCCAGGTGTTCGGCAACAACGCCGCCCTGACCTTCGCCGGGTCGCAAGGCCATTTCGAGCTGAACGTCTACAATCCCGTGATGGCGTACAATTTCCTGCAGTCGGTGCGCCTGGTCGCCGACGCGGCCATCAGCTTCACCGACAACTGCGTCGTCGGCATCGAGGCGCGCGAGGATAATATTGCGCGCGGCCTGAATAACTCTCTGATGCTGGTCACCGCTTTGAACGGCAAGCTGGGTTATGACCTGTGCGCTAAGATTGCCAAGACCGCGCACAAGAACGGCACAACATTGCGCGAAGAGGCTGTCGGCGGCGGCTATCTGACGGACGCGGAGTTCGATGAAGCCGTGCGGCCGGAGAAGATGATCTCGCCGGGCTGA
- a CDS encoding YccF domain-containing protein yields the protein MMRLILNILWLIFGGWISGLLWLLGGAILALTVVGLPWTFAAWRIASYSFWPFGREIVWQDTHPVAGCVGVVLNVVWFVVAGWYIALTHLLIAVAEFVSIIGIPFALKDLELAKLALAPVGRTIRDKA from the coding sequence TTGATGCGCCTGATCCTGAATATCCTCTGGCTCATCTTCGGCGGCTGGATTTCCGGCCTTCTGTGGCTGCTGGGCGGCGCGATCCTGGCGCTAACCGTTGTCGGCCTGCCGTGGACGTTCGCGGCGTGGCGTATCGCCAGCTATTCCTTCTGGCCCTTCGGCCGCGAGATCGTGTGGCAGGACACGCATCCCGTCGCTGGCTGTGTCGGCGTCGTTTTGAACGTCGTCTGGTTCGTCGTGGCCGGCTGGTACATCGCCCTGACGCACCTGCTCATCGCCGTGGCGGAGTTCGTCTCCATCATCGGCATTCCGTTCGCGCTGAAGGATCTCGAACTGGCCAAGCTGGCGCTGGCGCCGGTCGGCCGCACCATCCGTGACAAGGCCTGA
- a CDS encoding patatin-like phospholipase family protein — translation MRRIGSGLFGVLMALALSACGTLDRPTGPLRITDGTLVKAEDPRIRASDSARLQAFTQEIGQRLRPDKPTSILALSGGGANGAYGAGLLVGWTEQGDRPAFDVVTGVSTGALAAPFAFLGSDWDDELQHAYTSGAASNLLSWRSFAAFLNPSLFSSQVLRNLVDENVTPELMQAVAREHAKGRRLLVATTDLDSEETVIWDMGLLATQGDENARELFKEVLVASASIPGVFPPVLIAGLQDDDKVVLEMHVDGGVNTPFLAIPEDLMLWTRPNDEGRVGALYVIVNGQVGRNDGVTPGRLSGILSRTYDSMSKSSLRIHLAVTAAFARRNGLDMALSAIPDNVAASSLKFDQETMTAMFELGRQRGRSADAWTRLGERPADQPFIPQTTISESQVPAVLAPEPSAKPSADTPPADKPKA, via the coding sequence ATGCGGCGGATTGGATCAGGCCTGTTCGGCGTCCTCATGGCCTTGGCCCTTTCGGCGTGTGGAACGCTGGATCGCCCGACCGGCCCCCTCCGCATCACCGACGGCACGCTCGTCAAGGCGGAAGACCCTCGCATCCGCGCCAGTGACAGTGCGCGTTTGCAGGCCTTCACCCAGGAAATTGGTCAGCGACTTCGGCCCGACAAACCAACCTCGATCCTGGCGCTGTCCGGCGGCGGCGCAAACGGAGCCTACGGAGCCGGGCTTCTGGTCGGCTGGACCGAACAGGGCGATCGCCCCGCGTTCGATGTTGTCACCGGCGTCAGCACGGGGGCGCTTGCCGCGCCGTTCGCCTTTCTCGGATCGGATTGGGACGACGAACTTCAGCATGCCTACACCAGCGGCGCCGCCAGCAATTTGCTGAGCTGGCGCAGTTTCGCCGCCTTCCTGAACCCGAGCCTGTTCTCGTCGCAGGTCCTGCGCAATCTGGTGGACGAGAACGTCACCCCTGAACTGATGCAGGCCGTCGCGCGCGAGCACGCCAAGGGCAGACGCCTGCTGGTGGCGACGACCGATCTGGACAGCGAGGAAACCGTCATCTGGGACATGGGCCTTTTGGCGACGCAGGGCGACGAGAACGCCCGCGAGCTGTTCAAGGAGGTGCTGGTCGCCTCGGCCAGCATTCCCGGCGTCTTTCCTCCGGTTCTGATCGCCGGGCTTCAGGACGACGACAAGGTGGTTCTGGAAATGCACGTCGATGGCGGCGTCAACACGCCGTTCCTGGCCATCCCAGAGGACCTGATGCTGTGGACCCGTCCAAACGACGAAGGGCGTGTCGGCGCCCTCTATGTCATCGTCAATGGTCAGGTCGGCCGCAACGACGGGGTTACGCCCGGCCGCCTGTCGGGAATTCTGTCGCGTACCTATGACAGCATGAGCAAATCGTCGCTGCGCATCCATCTGGCCGTGACGGCGGCGTTTGCGCGGCGCAATGGGCTGGACATGGCGCTGTCGGCCATTCCAGACAATGTCGCCGCCTCCAGCCTGAAGTTCGATCAAGAGACCATGACGGCCATGTTCGAACTGGGGCGTCAGCGCGGGCGCAGCGCCGATGCCTGGACCCGGCTGGGCGAGCGCCCGGCGGACCAGCCCTTCATCCCCCAGACGACGATCTCGGAGTCTCAGGTGCCGGCTGTGCTGGCGCCCGAGCCCTCGGCCAAACCGTCGGCGGATACGCCCCCCGCCGACAAGCCCAAGGCGTAG
- a CDS encoding DMT family transporter, whose amino-acid sequence MSRPFAIAAIAICALIWGTTWYAITLQLGPVDSIVSIVWRFGLASAVLFAFCAVTRRPLRLTRSQHLAAIGQGAFVFAVSYGFVYAAEGQVASAVVAVIFAALAFVNLILFRLLGGQKAAPAAWIGAILGVMGVGVLSYGQITAAGAGLNPGLGVLFALTAVLASALGNWFAWKGQQAGAPVMAATCWAMAYGTAMLALYGMATGVTWRIEPTPDYVLSLLYLSLFGSVIAFGLYFTIARQRGYALASYISALTPPIAMLVSVLFEGARFGWSALIGLALVLAGQVMLIRAPKA is encoded by the coding sequence TCTGCGCCCTGATCTGGGGCACGACCTGGTACGCGATCACCCTGCAGTTGGGGCCGGTTGATTCCATCGTCTCGATCGTCTGGCGGTTTGGTCTGGCGTCGGCGGTCCTGTTCGCCTTCTGCGCCGTGACGCGCCGGCCGCTGCGTCTGACGCGCAGCCAGCATCTGGCCGCCATCGGCCAGGGCGCCTTCGTCTTCGCGGTCAGCTATGGCTTCGTCTATGCCGCGGAAGGGCAGGTGGCCTCGGCTGTGGTCGCGGTGATCTTCGCCGCCCTGGCCTTTGTGAACCTGATCCTGTTTCGGCTGCTGGGCGGACAGAAGGCGGCGCCAGCGGCGTGGATCGGCGCAATACTGGGCGTCATGGGCGTCGGGGTCTTGTCCTACGGCCAGATCACGGCGGCCGGCGCTGGGCTCAATCCGGGGCTGGGCGTCCTCTTCGCGCTAACCGCTGTACTGGCTTCGGCGCTCGGCAACTGGTTCGCCTGGAAAGGACAGCAGGCGGGCGCGCCCGTTATGGCCGCCACGTGCTGGGCGATGGCTTATGGCACAGCCATGTTGGCGCTGTACGGCATGGCGACCGGCGTGACGTGGCGGATCGAGCCGACGCCGGACTATGTCCTGTCGCTGCTTTATCTCTCGCTGTTCGGGTCGGTGATCGCGTTCGGCTTGTACTTCACCATCGCGCGCCAACGCGGCTATGCCCTGGCCAGCTACATCTCGGCTCTGACGCCGCCCATCGCCATGCTGGTGTCGGTGCTGTTCGAGGGCGCGCGGTTCGGCTGGAGCGCCCTGATCGGACTGGCGCTTGTGCTGGCGGGGCAGGTCATGCTGATCCGCGCGCCAAAGGCCTGA
- a CDS encoding alpha/beta hydrolase family protein: MIRAFSLGLILLATPAVSAIAQPISSAVEAAEITPVQIRVPAPDGRAIPISIWTAPAERGVVVFSHGYNGSPTAYARILSVWAAHGFTVIAPLHVDSLRHPEHDKYDNRAAFSTRLIDLGVARGIAAHAHSGKPLIVAGHSFGSLMSVIEGGAVTAAGPAGDPAVKGVIAFSSAGSIPGLVTSDSYRTLDRPLLVIAGDQDLVPGFVSDWRDHRAPFDNSPAGDKTLMIFAGADHQLPGTAQGERFDQIIRATEDFLDAYALNDVDARSRLEAFAADGVSVERR; this comes from the coding sequence ATGATCCGCGCTTTCTCTCTTGGTCTCATTCTGCTCGCGACGCCGGCAGTGTCGGCGATCGCCCAGCCGATCTCATCCGCCGTTGAAGCCGCCGAGATCACACCGGTACAAATCAGGGTGCCTGCGCCGGACGGTCGGGCCATACCGATCAGCATCTGGACCGCCCCGGCCGAACGCGGCGTGGTGGTGTTCAGCCACGGCTATAACGGTTCGCCGACGGCCTATGCCCGCATTCTGTCGGTCTGGGCGGCGCACGGTTTCACGGTAATCGCACCGCTGCACGTCGATTCTCTGCGTCATCCGGAACATGATAAATATGACAATCGCGCCGCCTTCTCGACCAGGCTGATCGACCTGGGCGTCGCACGCGGCATCGCCGCCCATGCGCATTCGGGCAAACCGCTGATCGTGGCGGGGCATTCGTTCGGCTCTCTGATGTCCGTGATCGAGGGCGGCGCCGTCACGGCGGCGGGCCCCGCAGGCGACCCGGCGGTAAAAGGCGTGATCGCCTTTTCCTCGGCCGGCTCCATCCCCGGCCTCGTCACCTCCGACAGCTACCGCACGCTTGACCGTCCGCTGTTGGTGATCGCCGGCGATCAGGATCTGGTGCCCGGCTTCGTCAGCGATTGGCGCGATCATCGCGCGCCGTTCGACAATAGTCCGGCAGGCGACAAAACTCTCATGATCTTCGCGGGCGCAGACCACCAGCTGCCGGGGACGGCGCAGGGCGAGCGGTTTGATCAGATCATCCGGGCGACGGAGGATTTCCTCGACGCCTATGCGCTGAACGACGTCGACGCCCGATCGCGCCTTGAGGCCTTTGCGGCGGATGGCGTCAGCGTCGAGCGTCGCTGA
- a CDS encoding Mrp/NBP35 family ATP-binding protein, with protein MVERTAVIAALDAVIDPVSGQGLVAAGLVQGLVVAEDRAGFALEVDHTQAAAYAPVRDAAEAALKAIPGMARVSVILTAETKPAAAPRTAGLSKAAVDQGRAKAPVPSDRPAHVRRVLAVASGKGGVGKSTVAVNLAAALSARGLSVGILDADVYGPSLPTMLGISGKPAYEHGAIVPHVAHGLKAMSVGLLTKMDDAMIWRGPMASQAITQMLTQTRWGTADAPLDVLVVDLPPGTGDVQLTLIQKTPLDGAVIVSTPQEVALADARRAHTLFQCVNVSTLGLIENMSGPVFGQGGAKAEAERLSIPFLGALPLDAALREGGDAGRPPVATDPQGDIAGRFAEIAARVSAALGL; from the coding sequence TTGGTCGAACGCACCGCCGTCATCGCCGCCCTCGACGCCGTCATCGATCCGGTTTCCGGCCAGGGGTTGGTCGCCGCCGGTCTGGTTCAGGGTCTGGTCGTGGCTGAGGATCGCGCGGGGTTTGCTCTGGAAGTCGATCACACTCAAGCGGCCGCCTACGCGCCGGTTCGTGACGCAGCGGAGGCTGCGCTGAAGGCCATTCCCGGCATGGCGCGCGTCTCGGTGATTCTGACCGCCGAGACCAAGCCTGCTGCTGCGCCGCGCACGGCGGGCCTGTCCAAGGCGGCGGTCGATCAGGGGCGCGCCAAAGCCCCGGTCCCATCTGATCGTCCCGCGCATGTCCGCCGCGTCCTGGCCGTCGCCAGCGGCAAGGGCGGGGTGGGCAAGTCCACGGTCGCCGTAAATTTGGCCGCTGCGCTTTCGGCGCGCGGGCTATCGGTCGGCATTCTCGACGCCGATGTCTATGGGCCGTCGCTGCCGACCATGCTGGGCATCAGCGGCAAACCCGCCTACGAGCACGGCGCCATCGTGCCGCACGTCGCCCACGGGCTGAAAGCCATGTCGGTCGGCCTGCTGACCAAGATGGACGACGCCATGATCTGGCGCGGACCCATGGCGTCGCAGGCCATCACGCAGATGCTGACCCAGACGCGTTGGGGAACGGCTGATGCGCCGCTGGACGTGCTGGTGGTCGATCTGCCGCCGGGCACGGGCGACGTGCAACTGACCTTGATCCAGAAGACGCCGCTGGATGGGGCGGTGATTGTGTCGACGCCGCAGGAAGTGGCCTTGGCCGATGCGCGGCGCGCCCACACCTTGTTCCAATGCGTCAATGTCTCGACGTTGGGCCTGATAGAGAACATGAGCGGTCCGGTCTTTGGCCAGGGCGGAGCCAAAGCCGAGGCCGAGCGCCTATCCATCCCGTTCTTGGGCGCCTTGCCGCTGGACGCCGCCTTACGAGAGGGGGGGGATGCCGGACGACCGCCTGTCGCAACCGACCCGCAGGGCGATATCGCCGGCCGCTTCGCCGAAATCGCCGCGCGAGTCTCTGCGGCGCTCGGGCTTTAG
- a CDS encoding NADH:flavin oxidoreductase, translated as MSLDALFSPFTIKGLTLPNRIVMAPMTRSFSPNGIPTSDVAAYYRRRAEGGVGLIVTEGTVVERPAARNDANVPVFHGEALPEWKSVVEEVHAAGGLIAPQIWHVGSARGRGEDWAPLGKVDSPSGMTMPGKTKLEPMTEEDVADTIAAFGRSARAARDLGFDAVEIHGAHGYLIDQFFWSGLNAREDRWGGPTIADRARFGAEVVKAVREGVGDDIPVILRLSQWKLQDYTARIAETPEQMVEWLTPLSDAGVDVFHCSQRRFWEPEFEGSDLNFAGWTKKLMGKPTITVGSVGLDGEFIASFGGEGSKPASLDGLLRRLENEEFDLVAVGRALLADPQWVAKIRDGREDELRNFERSDLMTLS; from the coding sequence ATGAGCCTCGACGCCCTGTTCAGCCCCTTCACCATCAAGGGGCTAACCCTGCCCAACCGCATCGTCATGGCGCCAATGACGCGGTCCTTCTCGCCGAACGGCATCCCGACCTCCGACGTCGCCGCCTATTATCGCCGCCGCGCCGAGGGCGGAGTGGGCCTGATCGTGACCGAGGGCACGGTCGTCGAGCGTCCGGCGGCGCGCAATGACGCCAATGTTCCAGTTTTCCACGGCGAAGCGCTGCCGGAATGGAAGTCCGTGGTGGAAGAGGTTCATGCCGCCGGCGGTCTGATCGCGCCGCAGATCTGGCACGTGGGCTCGGCGCGGGGACGCGGCGAGGACTGGGCGCCGCTGGGCAAGGTGGACAGCCCGTCGGGCATGACCATGCCGGGCAAGACCAAGCTGGAGCCGATGACGGAGGAAGATGTCGCCGACACGATCGCCGCTTTCGGCCGGTCGGCCCGCGCGGCTCGCGACCTCGGCTTCGACGCCGTCGAAATCCACGGCGCCCATGGCTATCTGATCGACCAGTTCTTCTGGAGCGGCCTGAATGCGCGCGAGGACCGCTGGGGCGGACCGACCATCGCGGATCGCGCCCGCTTTGGCGCCGAGGTCGTGAAGGCGGTGCGCGAGGGCGTCGGCGACGACATCCCCGTCATCCTGCGCCTGTCGCAATGGAAGCTGCAGGATTACACGGCCCGCATCGCCGAGACGCCGGAGCAGATGGTCGAGTGGCTGACCCCGCTGTCGGACGCCGGCGTCGATGTCTTCCACTGCTCGCAGCGCCGCTTCTGGGAGCCGGAGTTCGAAGGCTCGGACCTGAACTTCGCCGGCTGGACCAAAAAGCTGATGGGCAAGCCCACGATCACCGTCGGATCCGTGGGTCTGGACGGCGAGTTCATCGCGTCGTTCGGCGGCGAAGGATCGAAGCCCGCCTCGCTGGACGGTCTCCTGCGCCGTCTGGAGAACGAGGAGTTCGACCTGGTCGCCGTTGGCCGCGCGCTGCTGGCCGATCCGCAGTGGGTCGCCAAGATCCGCGACGGCCGCGAAGACGAGCTGCGCAACTTCGAGCGTTCGGACCTGATGACCCTGTCCTGA
- a CDS encoding DUF4169 family protein, whose protein sequence is MGEIINLNRARKTRAKAEDKALAAANRLAHGRSKAEKTLSALERHRADKQLDGQKLEPKNDD, encoded by the coding sequence ATGGGCGAGATCATCAATCTGAACCGAGCGCGAAAGACCCGCGCCAAGGCCGAAGACAAGGCGTTGGCCGCCGCCAACCGCTTGGCCCATGGACGCTCCAAGGCCGAGAAGACCCTGTCCGCTCTTGAGCGTCATCGCGCCGATAAGCAGTTGGACGGTCAGAAGCTGGAGCCGAAAAACGACGACTGA